One segment of Sesamum indicum cultivar Zhongzhi No. 13 linkage group LG4, S_indicum_v1.0, whole genome shotgun sequence DNA contains the following:
- the LOC105159998 gene encoding LOW QUALITY PROTEIN: ARF guanine-nucleotide exchange factor GNOM (The sequence of the model RefSeq protein was modified relative to this genomic sequence to represent the inferred CDS: inserted 3 bases in 2 codons), with amino-acid sequence MGRLRLQSSIKAIEEEPEDCEATSSNKAALECMINSEIGAVLAVMRRNVRWGGRYVSGDDQLEHSLIQSLKTLRRQIFSWQNEWQSVNPSLYLQPFLDVIRSDETGAPITSVALSSIYKILTLDVLDVNTVNVEDAMHMVVDAVTSCRFEVTDPASEEVVLTKILQVLLACMKSKASVMLSNQHVCTIVNTCFRVVHQAGTKGELLQRIARHTMHELVRCIFSHLPDVDNTERSLVKGGNSMKNETGGLDADYSFSSKPENGGGTSEYDGQLSAGAFNASSGLISGMMDESNARTDNGKDAVPYDFHLMTEPYGVPCMVEIFHFLCSLLNVVEQPGMGPRANSLTFDEDVPLFALGLINSAIELGGPAIRHHPRLLNLVQDELFRNLMQFGLSMSPLILSMVCSIVLNLYQHLRTELKLQLEAFFSCVILRLAQSRFGASYQQQEVAMEALVDFCRQKTFMVEMYANLDCDITCGNVFEELANLLSKSAFPVNCPLSSMHILALDGLIAVIQGMAERIGNGSIGFERTPVYLEEYTPFWMVKCENYGDPDHWVPFVRRRKYIKRRLMIGADHFNRDPKKGLEFLQGTHLLPEKLDPQSVACFFRYTAGLDKNLVGDFLGNHDEFCVQVLHEFAGTFDFQDMNLDTALRLFLETFRLPGESQKIQRVLEAFSERYYEQSPQILANKDAALLLSYSLIMLNTDQHNVQVKKKMTEEDFIRNNRHINGGNDLPREFLSELYYSICKNEIRTTPEQGAGFAEMTPSRWIDLMHKSKKTSPYIVADSRAYLDHDLFXMSGPTIAAISVVFDHAEYEDVYQTCIDGFLAVAKISACHHLEDVLDDLVVSLCKFTTLLNPSSVEEPVLAFGDDAKARMATVTVFTIANRYGDFIRTGWRNILDCILRLHKLGLLPARVASDAADDSEMSSDPGHGKPLTNSLSSAHMQAIGTPRRSSGLMGRFSQLLSLDTEEPRSQPTEQQLAAHQRTLQTIQKCHIDSIFTESKFLQADSLLQLARALIWAAGRPQKGNTSPEDEDTAVFCLELLIAITLNNRDRIGLLWQGVYEHIANIVQSTVVACALVEKAVXLLRICQRLLPYKENLADELLRSLQLVLKLDARVADQYCEQITQEVSRLVKANATHIRTPMGWRTIASLLSITARHPDASESGFEALSFIMADGAHLSPANFILCVDAARQFAESRVGQTDRSVHAVDLMAGSVACLVRWAQDAREAMAEAEAAKLCQDIGEMWLRLVQGLRKVCLDQREEVRNHALLSLQMCLTGVDEIHLPLGFWPQCFEMVIFTMLDDLAEIAQGNPQTQKEYRNIEGTLVLALKLLTKVFLHLLQELSQLTSFCKLWRNVIGRMEKYMKLKVKRGEKLQELVPELLKNTLLVMKTKGVLVPTSTLGGDNVWEQTWLHVNKIFPSLQSEVFPNQDSEPLQSNQSDGGRSPISSETSAQTE; translated from the exons ATGGGACGTTTAAGGCTGCAATCTAGCATCAAGGCAATTGAAGAGGAACCAGAAGACTGTGAGGCTACCTCTTCCAATAAGGCTGCGCTGGAATGTATGATTAATTCAGAGATAGGAGCAGTGCTGGCGGTCATGAGGAGGAATGTGAGGTGGGGAGGTCGTTATGTGTCTGGCGATGATCAGCTGGAGCACTCCCTCATTCAGTCTCTTAAAACATTGAGAagacaaatattttcatggcAAAATGAGTGGCAATCAGTCAATCCTTCATTGTATCTCCAACCATTTCTTGATGTAATTCGATCAGATGAAACAGGTGCACCAATAACCAGTGTTGCATTGTCATCTATTTACAAGATTTTGACTCTTGATGTGCTGGATGTAAATACTGTAAACGTTGAAGATGCTATGCACATGGTGGTTGATGCTGTTACAAGCTGCAGATTTGAGGTTACTGACCCTGCATCTGAAGAAGTTGTATTAACCAAGATACTTCAGGTTCTTTTGGCTTGCATGAAAAGTAAAGCATCAGTTATGTTGAGTAATCAGCATGTTTGTACGATTGTGAACACCTGTTTTCGAGTTGTTCATCAAGCTGGAACTAAAGGAGAACTGTTACAGCGGATAGCACGCCACACAATGCATGAACTTGTTAGGTGCATTTTTTCACACCTTCCAGATGTTGATAACACAGAACGATCACTGGTTAAAGGAGGGAATTCTATGAAAAATGAG ACTGGTGGACTTGATGCTGATTATAGTTTCAGCAGCAAACCAGAAAATGGTGGTGGAACTTCTGAATATGATGGCCAACTCTCAGCTGGAGCTTTTAATGCTTCATCTGGTCTCATCAGCGGTATGATGGATGAAAGTAATGCCAGGACTGATAATGGGAAGGATGCAGTTCCTTATGACTTTCATCTAATGACAGAACCATATGGTGTACCCTGCATGgttgaaatatttcattttctctgtTCATTGCTAAATGTTGTTGAGCAACCAGGAATGGGTCCCAGAGCAAATTCTCTAACATTTGATGAAGATGTACCGCTTTTTGCCTTAGGTTTGATTAACTCAGCAATTGAATTAGGTGGACCCGCTATTCGCCATCATCCTAGATTGTTGAATTTGGTACAGGATGAATTATTCCGTAATCTCATGCAGTTTGGGCTGTCAATGAGTCCCTTGATTCTCTCTATGGTCTGTAGCATTGTCCTCAACTTATATCAGCATTTGCGCACCGAGCTGAAGCTTCAGCTTGAAGCTTTCTTTTCCTGTGTgatattgagacttgcacaAAGTCGATTTGGGGCTTCATACCAGCAGCAGGAGGTCGCAATGGAGGCCCTAGTTGATTTTTGTAGGCAGAAAACCTTCATGGTGGAAATGTACGCAAATTTAGACTGTGATATAACTTGTGGTAATGTGTTTGAAGAACTTGCCAATTTATTGTCAAAGAGCGCTTTTCCAGTGAATTGTCCTTTGTCCAGTATGCACATTCTTGCATTAGATGGTCTGATTGCTGTGATTCAGGGAATGGCTGAGAGGATAGGCAATGGATCAATTGGTTTTGAACGAACTCCTGTATATCTTGAGGAGTATACTCCATTTTGGATGGTGAAATGCGAGAATTATGGTGATCCTGATCACTGGGTGCCTTTTGTTCGCAGAAGGAAATATATCAAGAGAAGGTTGATGATTGGAGCTGATCACTTCAACCGGGATCCAAAGAAAGGACTAGAGTTTCTTCAAGGAACACATCTGTTGCCTGAAAAGCTTGATCCGCAGAGTGTGGCTTGTTTTTTCCGCTATACTGCTGGACTAGATAAAAATCTTGTTGGAGATTTTCTTGGAAACCATGATGAATTTTGTGTTCAGGTTCTACATGAATTTGCTGGAACATTTGATTTTCAGGATATGAACCTTGATACTGCACTGAGGCTCTTTCTGGAGACTTTTCGACTACCTGGAGAATCTCAGAAGATACAAAGGGTGCTAGAGGCATTCTCAGAGAGATATTATGAGCAATCACCACAGATTTTAGCCAATAAAGATGCTGCTCTCTTGTTGTCTTATTCCCTCATAATGCTTAACACGGATCAGCATAATGTACAGGTGAAGAAAAAGATGACTGAAGAGGATTTCATTAGGAATAACCGGCACATTAATGGAGGTAACGATCTCCCGCGTGAGTTCCTCTCTGAACTGTATTACTCAATCTGCAAGAATGAGATTCGCACCACACCCGAACAAGGTGCTGGTTTTGCTGAAATGACTCCTAGCCGATGGATTGATTTGATGCATAAGTCTAAAAAGACTTCTCCATACATCGTAGCTGATTCCAGAGCCTACCTTGACCATGACCTGTT GATGTCTGGTCCAACGATTGCTGCCATCTCTGTGGTATTTGATCATGCAGAATATGAGGATGTTTACCAAACATGTATTGATGGGTTCTTGGCTGTTGCAAAGATATCCGCATGTCATCATCTTGAAGATGTTTTGGATGATCTTGTAGTGTCTCTGTGTAAGTTCACAACATTGTTGAATCCCTCATCTGTTGAGGAGCCTGTTCTAGCCTTCGGTGATGATGCAAAAGCTAGAATGGCAACTGTTACTGTTTTCACTATCGCAAATAGGTACGGTGATTTTATTCGTACTGGTTGGAGAAATATTCTTGACTGCATCTTAAGATTGCACAAGCTTGGCCTTCTACCTGCTCGGGTGGCCAGTGATGCAGCTGATGATTCAGAGATGTCATCTGATCCTGGACATGGGAAGCCTCTTACAAACTCCCTGTCTTCTGCTCATATGCAAGCAATTGGTACCCCTAGGCGATCATCTGGTCTGATGGGCCGATTCAGCCAGCTTTTATCTCTGGATACTGAAGAGCCAAGGTCACAACCTACTGAACAACAACTGGCTGCTCATCAACGCACGCTTCAGACAATTCAGAAGTGCCATATTGACAGCATTTTTACAGAAAGCAAGTTCCTGCAAGCTGATTCATTATTACAGCTTGCACGGGCACTCATATGGGCTGCTGGCCGACCTCAGAAGGGTAATACATCGCCTGAGGATGAGGACACTGCAGTTTTCTGCTTGGAATTGCTAATCGCGATTACACTGAACAACCGTGACAGAATTGGACTTCTCTGGCAGGGTGTTTATGAGCACATAGCTAATATAGTTCAATCAACAGTTGTGGCTTGTGCCTTAGTTGAGAAGGCCG GACTTCTTCGTATTTGCCAGCGGCTGTTGCCATATAAGGAGAACTTGGCTGATGAACTTTTGAGATCACTGCAACTGGTTCTCAAGCTTGATGCACGAGTTGCTGACCAATACTGTGAGCAGATCACTCAGGAGGTCAGCCGCTTGGTGAAAGCAAATGCCACTCATATTCGGACTCCAATGGGATGGCGAACCATCGCTTCTCTACTCTCTATCACAGCTAGACACCCAGATGCTTCTGAATCAGGATTTGAAGCCCTCTCATTTATAATGGCTGATGGTGCCCACCTGTCTCCAGCTAATTTCATACTTTGTGTAGATGCAGCAAGGCAATTTGCAGAATCTCGTGTCGGACAGACTGATAGATCTGTCCATGCTGTGGATCTTATGGCAGGGTCTGTTGCTTGTTTGGTACGGTGGGCCCAAGATGCTAGAGAAGCTATGGCAGAAGCAGAAGCTGCAAAATTGTGCCAGGATATAGGGGAGATGTGGCTGAGGCTTGTCCAGGGATTAAGAAAAGTTTGTTTGGACCAGAGAGAAGAAGTCAGAAACCATGCTCTTCTATCACTTCAGATGTGCCTAACAGGAGTAGATGAGATTCACCTTCCTCTTGGCTTCTGGCCTCAGTGCTTTGAAATGGTTATATTCACAATGCTCGATGATTTGGCTGAAATTGCACAAGGGAACCCTCAAACTCAAAAAGAATACCGGAACATAGAAGGGACACTTGTTCTTGCCTTGAAATTGCTCACAAAAGTGTTCTTACATTTACTCCAGGAGCTATCGCAATTGACAAGCTTCTGCAAATTGTGGCGTAATGTGATTGGTCGGATGGAAAAGTATATGAAGCTGAAGGTTAAAAGGGGTGAGAAACTTCAGGAGTTAGTCCCTGAACTTCTCAAGAACACCCTGCTCGTCATGAAGACAAAGGGAGTCCTCGTTCCGACTAGTACTCTTGGGGGAGATAACGTGTGGGAACAAACATGGTTGCATGTGAATAAGATATTCCCATCTCTACAATCGGAAGTGTTCCCTAATCAAGATTCAGAGCCTCTACAGTCTAATCAATCTGATGGTGGTAGAAGTCCTATTTCTAGTGAAACTTCTGCCCAAACCGAATAG
- the LOC105159999 gene encoding UDP-N-acetylglucosamine transferase subunit ALG13 homolog: MGEADDGLKSKRVVFVTVGTTCFDSLVRAVDTQEVREALFKKGYTHLVIQMGRGSYIPTKSTGEDGSLSVDYFTFSSSIAEFLKSASLVISHAGSGSIFETLRLRKPLIVVVNEDLMDNHQSELAEELAERKHLFCARPQTLYKTISAMDLDSLVAYQPGDATPVAKFINRFLGFTDE; encoded by the exons ATGGGTGAGGCTGATGATGGTTTGAAGTCAAAGAGGGTAGTCTTTGTGACTGTTGGGACGACCTGTTTCGATTCCTTGGTTAGAGCTGTAGACACTCAGGAGGTTAGAGAAGCATTGTTCAAGAAGGGCTATACTCACCTCGTCATTCAAATGGGTCGAGGGTCTTACATCCCCACAAAG TCTACCGGAGAAGACGGGTCCCTTTCTGTGGATTATTTCACATTTTCGTCAAGCATAGCTGAGTTTTTGAAGTCCGCATCTCTCGTTATTAGTCACGCAG GTTCAGGAAGCATATTTGAGACGTTGAGACTCAGAAAACCCCTCATTGTTGTAGTTAACGAGGATTTAATGGACAATCACCAAAGCGAGCTGGCTGAAGAATTGGCGGAAAGAAAGCATTTGTTCTGCGCTCGTCCCCAAACACTTTATAAGACCATTTCTGCAATGGATTTGGATTCTCTTGTAGCTTATCAACCTGGTGATGCTACGCCGgttgctaaatttattaacaGGTTTCTAGGTTTCACCGACGAATGA
- the LOC105160084 gene encoding organic cation/carnitine transporter 1-like has translation MGNKTDFFIYSRTFSLSSSLSSIADIGFPRRNRPSVHRLPPSSDRYSQKSPFTSRKGFQEVRKFLYGFSRAGIGICCLVLSTEAVGRKWRGQVGQYGFFFFAAGFLSIPLIAYPTRTCWRNLYKIISFIPLVYSIFILLPFVSESPRWLLRRGRSEEALEVLKRYARINGKELPLNISLLEPSGNEKNLAAGEGENNTSTIEKLWNTRWAAKRMSMVMLTGFGIGFVYYGVQLNVENLNFNLYFAVAINAMMEIPAVFIGSVLLMKFY, from the exons atggGGAACAAAACtgacttttttatttacagccgtacattttctctttcctcttctctttccTCTATCGCAGACATCGGCTTTCCTCGCAGAAATCGCCCCTCTGTTCATCGTCTTCCTCCTTCTTCAGATCGATACTCGCAGAAATCGCCCTTCACCTCT AGAAAAGGGTTTCAAGAAGTGAGAAAATTCCTCTATGGATTTTCCCGGGCGGGCATTGGCATATGCTGCCTTGTCCTCTCCACAGAAGCCGTTGGCCGGAAATGGCGTGGCCAAGTAGGCCAATAtgggtttttcttctttgcagCAGGGTTCCTTTCAATTCCCTTGATTGCTTATCCAACCAGAACTTGCTGGAGAAACTTGTACAAGATTATCTCATTTATCCCTCTTGTTTACTCAATCTTTATACTTCTACCCTTTGTATCAGAGTCCCCAAGGTGGCTTCTTCGCAGAGGTCGAAGTGAGGAAGCTCTTGAAGTGTTGAAAAGATATGCAAGAATCAATGGGAAGGAATTGCCTCTAAATATCTCTCTCCTAGAACCATCTGGCAATGAGAAAAACTTGGCTGCAGGTGAAGGAGAAAATAACACCTCCACCATTGAGAAACTGTGGAATACTAGATGGGCTGCCAAGAGGATGTCCATGGTCATGCTCACAGGTTTTGGGATTGGTTTCGTGTATTATGGGGTTCAACTCAATGTTGAGAACCTCAACTTCAACCTCTATTTCGCCGTTGCCATAAATGCAATGATGGAGATTCCAGCCGTTTTCATAGGCAGCGTGCTgttgatgaaattttattaa
- the LOC105160083 gene encoding probable xyloglucan 6-xylosyltransferase 5, which produces MGLKRIFSTNSTLPTTTIRGGRATGAGRRRLHGGQKCSNLRITILCGVITVLVFRGTIGISLFSSFPETTRTSQMEETNRIIAEIRSDYNDNDNESVISSNDTYTLGPKILNWDGSRQKWLQEHHGFLSHVNGRPRMLLVTGSQPSPCNSPIGDHYLLKSLKNKIDYCRVHNIEIVYNMAHLDKELAGYWTKLPLIRMLMLSHPEVEWIWWMDSDAFFTDMFFEIPISKYDRYNMVVHGYPSLLFKEKSWIALNTGSFLIRNCQWSLNLLDSWAPMGPKGRVRDEAGKILTANLKGRPTFEADDQSALIYLLISRKDEWMDKVFLENSYYLHGYWVGLVDRYEEYIERYHPGLGDERWPFVTHFVGCKPCGGYGDYSLERCLQSMEKAFNFADNQLLKSYGFSHRGLLSPNVKRIRNETTRPLDVTDNINIRTSMYRSSMSEK; this is translated from the coding sequence ATGGGCCTGAAGAGGATCTTCTCCACCAACTCTACCCTTCCCACAACCACGATCCGCGGTGGCAGAGCCACGGGAGCCGGCAGGCGCCGCTTGCATGGCGGCCAAAAATGCAGCAACCTTAGGATAACCATCTTATGCGGTGTGATCACTGTTCTTGTCTTCCGAGGCACCATAGGCATCTCATTGTTCTCCTCCTTCCCTGAAACCACGAGAACGAGCCAAATGGAAGAAACGAATCGGATCATAGCTGAAATCCGGTCGGACTATAACGACAACGACAACGAATCTGTGATCAGCTCCAATGACACCTACACTTTAGGCCCCAAGATCCTTAACTGGGATGGCTCAAGACAGAAATGGCTTCAAGAACACCATGGTTTTCTGAGCCATGTTAATGGGAGACCTCGGATGTTACTCGTAACGGGGTCTCAGCCGAGCCCGTGCAATAGTCCCATTGGTGATCATTATCTGTTGAAGTCTCTAAAGAACAAGATTGACTACTGCAGAGTGCATAACATTGAAATTGTGTACAATATGGCTCATCTTGACAAGGAGTTAGCTGGATATTGGACGAAGCTGCCTCTAATCAGAATGCTGATGCTATCGCATCCAGAAGTGGAATGGATATGGTGGATGGACAGTGATGCATTCTTCACTGATATGTTCTTTGAAATCCCAATATCAAAATACGATCGCTATAATATGGTTGTTCATGGATATCCCAGTTTGCTTTTCAAAGAAAAGTCTTGGATTGCTTTGAACACCGGCAGTTTTCTGATAAGGAATTGCCAGTGGTCGTTGAATTTGCTCGATTCCTGGGCACCGATGGGGCCAAAGGGCCGTGTACGTGATGAGGCTGGGAAGATTCTGACGGCTAACTTGAAGGGCAGGCCAACATTTGAAGCAGACGACCAATCTGCACTGATATATCTGCTGATCTCAAGAAAAGATGAATGGATGGATAAGGTGTTTCTTGAGAATTCATACTACTTGCACGGGTACTGGGTGGGATTAGTTGATCGGTAtgaagagtatattgagaggTATCACCCAGGCTTGGGAGACGAGAGATGGCCGTTTGTGACTCATTTCGTGGGATGTAAACCGTGTGGGGGTTATGGGGATTATTCGCTTGAGAGGTGTTTACAGAGCATGGAGAAAGCTTTCAATTTCGCTGATAATCAGTTGCTGAAATCATACGGTTTTAGCCATAGAGGGCTCTTGAGTCCTAATGTCAAAAGGATCAGAAATGAAACAACTAGGCCTTTGGATGTTACTGATAACATTAACATAAGAACTTCAATGTACAGAAGCAGTATGTCTGAGAAATAG
- the LOC110011844 gene encoding uncharacterized protein LOC110011844: MENDQVSEELADWEHVQSPFSTVTANLIVDHENPVTIKDDFYSETSVFPPGNHEDLPVATPQDDDQRLQEPEPVNLHPPLDGLRKWKRLHLGVIQTGISHVADKVRKYVTCKVGVWLLAWTAGGVAAMVLVSVLQRRVLIWWRRRMQRGSSSSKESLMLVLREKDKKIDQLLLQIAQMNENLLARRRVPVIQVK, encoded by the exons ATGGAAAATGATCAAGTTTCGGAAGAACTGGCTGACTGGGAGCATGTTCAGTCCCCGTTTTCTACTGTTACTGCTAACCTTATCGTTGATCACGAAAATCCAGTGACCATTAAAGATGACTTCTATAGTGAAACATCGGTTTTTCCACCTGGAAATCACGAGGACTTGCCTGTTGCTACTCCACAGGATGATGATCAGCGCTTGCAAGAACCAGAACCAGTCAATTTGCACCCGCCATTGGATGGTTTAAGGAAGTGGAAGAGGCTGCATTTGGGAGTTATACAAACTGGGATTTCTCACGTTGCTGATAAAGTTAGAAAATATGTTACTTGTAAAGTTGGTGTCTGGTTGCTTGCCTGGACAGCAGGTGGAGTTGCTGCCATGGTGCTGGTTTCCGTTTTGCAGAGACGAGTTCTGATTTGGTGGCGGAGGCGTATGCAGAgaggcagcagcagcagcaaggAGAGCCTCATGCTTGTCCTTAGAGAAAAAGACAAG AAAATCGACCAACTACTGCTCCAAATTGCccaaatgaatgaaaatttgctAGCACGTCGGAGGGTTCCCGTTATTCAAGtaaaatga